The sequence TGATCGGCCCGGCGAGGCTGCGCCCGAGGTCGGTCAGGCCGTACTCGACGCGCGGCGGCACGGTCGGGTGCACGGTGCGGGTGACGAAGCCGTCGGTCTCGAGCAGCCGCAGGGTCTGGGTGAGCATCTTCTGCGACACCCCCTCGATCCGCCGGAACAGCTCGGTGTAGCGCAGGGTGCCGTCGAGCAGGCAGTCGACGATCAGGACGGTCCACTTGCCGGCGATGTGGTCGAGGACCTGGCGCGTCGGGCACTTCGCGGAGTAGACGTCGGCCGGGAAGCCGGAGGATGCCACGGTGGTCTTCACCCGGGGAGAGTAACGCACTTTCAGGTGCCTTCTTCCTAAAAGAGAGTGACTCTCCGAGAGTTGTCGGCATGACGAACCGCACCCTGAACCGGACGACCGACCGCACCGCGAACCGCACGACCGACCGCAGCGGGAACCGCACGACCGACCACACCGTCAGCGACACCACCGGCCGCGCGACGGACCGCACGGCGAACGGCACGATGTCCGTCCCCGAAGCGATCCGCACCCGCCGCACCGTCCGCCACTACCGGCCCGACCCGGTCTCCCCGGAGCTGCTCGACACCCTGCTCGACCTGGCCGTGGAAGCTCCCACCAGCTGGAACCTCCAGGACCGTTCGATCGTGGTGGTGTCGGGCGAGGAGGGCCGGGCCGGGCTGGCCCGGGCCACGGGGGGCCAGCCCCAGCCGAGCGAGGCTCCGGTGGTGCTGGTCTTCGTCGCCGAACCGCAGGCATGGCGGGAGGACCGCAGCGACGTCTACCGGCAGGCGCGGCAGAACGGCGCGTGGAGCGAGGAGTTCGTCGAGATGTTCTCCGCCGCCGCGCAGGAGTTCCAGGAGGGCCTGGAGCAGCGCGGCCTGCTCCGCGAGTACGCGGTGAAGGACGCGGTCATCGCCGCCTCCTTCGTGATGCTCGCGGCCACCGGGATGGGGCTGGCGACCTCGCCGATGAACGGCTGGGACGAGGAGGAGGTGAAGAAGGTGATCGGGATCGAGCACCGCGAGGACCTCGCGATCGCCCTGCTGGTCGCGGTCGGCCACCCCGCCGGCACCCGGTTCCACCCGGGCCGCCGCCCCCGCCGGCGCGTCGTCTTCGAGGAGACCTGGGGTGCCCACGGCGGCTGAGCGGCCCGGCCGGGCCGGCGGTCACCTGCGGCCGGTGCCTCCCGGCCGGGAGGCGGTGGCGGCGCCGAAGTCGGGGCGTCCCGGCCGTCCCGCCGGGCGGGGGAGGGGCGCGCCCAGCCCGGCCGCGTACCGGCGGTACGCGCGCGCCCCGGCGGAACCGGTTCCGACGGCGGCGAGGCGGTCGGGGAACATCACCCCTCCCGCGTGCGGCCGGGCACCCGCTCCGAACAGGTTGCCGTGCAGCCGGCCGGTCACCAGGCGGCCCCGGACCCCGGGGAGCGGCCGGGACCGGCCGGCCACCACTGGACCGCGGTTGACCTGGAACCAGACCTCGCGCCCGTTGCCGAACCGCACGACGCTCTCGCGCAGGTCGGACACGTCGGTGTACACCTCGAAGTCCCAGTCCCCCGCGGCCCCCGCGGAGCCGTACCGGCCGCGCAGGTGCCGCAGGAAGCGCCGCGGGTCGACCGGCGCGCCGAACGGAACCACCGCGTCGGCGTACGGTTCCCCGGCCACGAAGTGCAGCCTGAACTCCAGGCCGTACCGGCGCCCGCGGACCGTTCGCCGGACGTGCAGTGAGAAGGTCTCCGCGTCGTCGTGGCGGGCGCGGTGCTCGGGGCGGACGTGCCGGCTCAGGTGATCGAAGGACAGGGCCTCCCGGTCGGCCGGAAGACCGGGGATCCGGTCGACGGATCCGTGCAGCAGATAGAGGCACATCAGGTCCACCGGATGGGCCTCGTGGGCCGGCCCGGCGAGGAAACCGTCGGAAAAGCTGTCCCGCAAGGGTGGCTCCAGCCGTCCCGCCCTGCCGGTGGGACCGGTCGTCGTGGTCGGTGCGCAGCCGGTCGCGGTGCGCGTCGGGATC comes from Streptomyces sp. TLI_053 and encodes:
- a CDS encoding helix-turn-helix domain-containing protein, with protein sequence MKTTVASSGFPADVYSAKCPTRQVLDHIAGKWTVLIVDCLLDGTLRYTELFRRIEGVSQKMLTQTLRLLETDGFVTRTVHPTVPPRVEYGLTDLGRSLAGPISALREWTEAHINDIERARSAGPADRGAAP
- a CDS encoding nitroreductase family protein; protein product: MTNRTLNRTTDRTANRTTDRSGNRTTDHTVSDTTGRATDRTANGTMSVPEAIRTRRTVRHYRPDPVSPELLDTLLDLAVEAPTSWNLQDRSIVVVSGEEGRAGLARATGGQPQPSEAPVVLVFVAEPQAWREDRSDVYRQARQNGAWSEEFVEMFSAAAQEFQEGLEQRGLLREYAVKDAVIAASFVMLAATGMGLATSPMNGWDEEEVKKVIGIEHREDLAIALLVAVGHPAGTRFHPGRRPRRRVVFEETWGAHGG